The genome window CACATGCTATGGTTAGAtctgtttttttggttgttgttgttgttttgggggtggggcattttttgttttagattttagCATATACAAagttaaacaaaatataaagtttAAGACACCGGTGATTGGCTGTGTGATGAAAGAattgtgtgattaaaaaaatatcttaatTTCCGTGTCTGTTGTTGTCACTTTGTAAGAAACATGCACAAGGCCACACTGCTCAGAACCAGAGCACAAccaataattatattaatggCCACACATTAGCAGAAGCGCTGCTCACATAAACcgatttttaattttatttttttgtgtgtaatcaGTGATACGCTGAAGCTGTCTTTAAGGAGTCATTTacataacatttatggaaggagtctccgttTCCAGCATCAGTGCTTTATAAAGTTGTAAATTTATGTTTTCTGACTTaaaaagtcttcaagacagaggacaagctggggtttttttctctctctcttttatcttAATTTAGAGAGAGTTgcttcacagacattccacaacattaactatCCATGGAAAAAAGTATGAGCTgtgtttctttaataaataaaagaattctTGGTCTTAGCAAAATGCTAACATCCATTTAGTGGCAATACTTTAATATaattaagtatatatatataaagttatatataaaggtgtatatatatatatatataagtatatataatatataattataatgataGCTGTAACATTTTTGAAGACAATTATTACCTATTTTGACTGCAGAAACTTTTCTACTGGTCTCTGCTAAGCTCTTCTACTGAATACTAAGCTCTTGTCTGCCCTCGTCATACTGTACGTGTCTTTGGTTTTTCTATGGGGTGCCGAGAGTATCCATCATGCTGTAAATGCATGTACTTAGTGAAAATGTGTTTACTTTAAACCTTAGTTTGGATGGAAGTGTTTTAGGAGTGAAAGTTGGAAGGCTGGACAGTTATAGCTGTAATACTGATAATTCGTCTTGGCACATTTAAGTACACTCAACACATTTCAGTCAGTGATTTGGGAGCCCTATgcaaaatataggaatggggATCTCttctcagtgttttaacattacagtatctcacaaaagcgagtacacccctcacatttttgtaaatatttgattatatcttttcatgtgacaacactgaagaaatgatactttgctacagtgtaaagtagtgagtgtacagcttgtgtaacagtgtaaatttgctgtcccctcagaataactcaacacacagacattaatgtctaaaccgctggcaacaaaagtgagtacacccctaagtgaaaatgtccagacTGGgctcaaagtgtcaatattttgtgtggccaccattattttccagcactgccttaaccctcttgggcatggagttcaccagagcttcacaggttgccactggagtcctcttctactcctccatgacgacatcacggagctggtggatgttagagaccttgtgctagtccaccttccgtttgaggatgctccacagatgctcaatagggtttagtccatcaccttcaccctcagcttctatagcaaggcagtggttgtcttggaagtgtgtttggggtcgttatcatgctggaagacATGCTGGGTTCATGctgtgcttcagtatgtcacagtacatgttagcattcatggttccctcaatgaactgtagctccccagtgctggcagcactcatgcagccccagaccatgacactcccaccaccatgcttgactgtaggcaagacacacttgtctttgtactgctcacctggttgccaccacacacccTTGAcaacatctgaaccaaataaggtCTCATCACACCACAGGTCCACAGGTCTTGGTcccatcagaccacaggacatggttccagtaatccatgtccttagtctgcttgtcttcagcaaactgtttgtgggctttcttgtgcatcatctttagaagaggcttccttctgggacgacagccatgcagaccaatttgatgcagtgtgcggcgtatggtctgagcactgacaggctgaccccccaccccttcaacctctgcagcaatgctggcagcactcatacatctatttcccaaagacaacctctggatatgacgctgagcacgtgcactcaacttctttggtggaccatggcgaggcctgttctgagtggaacctgtcctgttaaaccgctgtatggtcttggccaccgtccTGCAGCTCaatgtcagggtcttggcaatcttcttatagcctaggccatctttatgtagagcaacaattctttttttcagatcctcagagagttctttgctatgaggtgccatgttgaacttccagtgaccagtatgagggagtgtgagagcgatgacaccaaatttaacagaCCTGCACCCCATTCAcccctgagaccttgtaacactaacaagtcacatgacatcggggagggaaaatggctaattgggcccaatttggacattttcacttaggggagtactcacttttgttgccagcagtttagacattaatggttgtgtgttattttgaggggacagcaaatttacactgttacacaagctgtacactcactactttacattgtagcaaagtgtcatttcttcagtgttgtcacatgaaaagttataatcaaatatttacaaaaatgtgaggggtgtactcacttttgtaagatactgtatatatttaaattttcagtatatgttatttagcattaatagtGATAATCCGGGgtggccctggactttctggccctGAGAGGACCAACACACTTGGCCCACAACAAACCACATCATAACACACCGGCTCATTGATGGTTAGACAACTTTTTAACACCACTTACTAGCATAAAAATGTAacacaatacagaaacataaatgctatttaagcacatttatttgaagtagcactgaacagatataaagtcatatttgtaaaatagacaaacagaaacagaagaacagtgtgacaaagaatataaaacaatcaagacCGCATGTTAGCTAGTCAGGGGGAAtcatctgggtgcagtgtagTAGAGCTTCATCACTCAGCTGTACAACTCCTCAATCAGGACGGGAAATTTTTAACACCAACATGAACCCACATCAAATCATTTTACCCCAAAAAAATAGaccactactactagtactactactactataataataatatctaatataaatattatgaaattaatCTTAAGTCTATTAAGTCTATTTTACTATTACCACTAACCACTGATACACTCATAAATTAAGCATTCTGGTGGCATTTTAGAATGTGGGTTTTaagaaaaacataattaattagagaaaagtaaaaacaaaactttctTAACCATAAGTGTGTGCGGCGTTTTGGGAGCCCTTGGTAGCTCGGGGCCCAAGGCAATTGCCCACCTTTGCCTAATGTTAAGTGTGCCCCTGAAAATGTTATAGTATTTTGTACAATATGTAATTACAAATACAGTTCCCCAGACTTTGTGTGTTAGTCAGTGTGGCTGcaagtacagtacagtataatgtGTGCTGTATATTAAGTTTAGTGAAGTTTTTTCTCTTCACTAGGGTGGGATTTGAAGCGTCTTCTTGGAGGGCTCCTCCTCTTAAACCTCAGGCCATATAGTGCACATGGTGCAGATTTAATAGATCTGCACTTGAGGAACTGCTGAGAGTAAAATCACAATCAGGAGCCGAGATGCTGAGTCCTGATAGCTGGTGCTGTGGCTTTGTAGCAGTTTGGGGAGGCAGGCGATGAGCACCAGGCAAATCTCTGTCTCGTGTACCTGCAGCACAAACTCTCATGATCATGTGGGAAGTAAAAGTGGTGGTGTGTCTGCTCGCGGCCTCGCTCATTCGCGCGCGGCTCGTCACGCACAGACCGGAGAGAGGATGCCCGGATGCGTGTGATCCATCCCGCTGCCCGTTCGCCCCGGACTCCTGCTTCTTCGGCGTGGTGAGGGACGCGTGTCACTGCTGTGCGGTGTGCGCCTCCGGGGAGGGTGACCCGTGCGGTGAGCGGGGTCGCGCGCGCTGCGGCGACGGCCTGCGCTGCGATCGCGCGGCGGGGGTTCGCACGTGCGCGTGCGTCACCTCTGGACCCGTCTGCGGAAGCGACGGTCGCACATACCCGAGTGAGTGCCGCCTCAGAGCCGAGAACCGGAAGGCCGAGCGGAGCCGCGCGCCCGCTGTCATTCCTCTCCAAAAAGGCGCGTGCGAGTCCGGTGAGTAAACGAAGCGGGCGATCCTGTCCCACACCATTTTGGAATACCCCCGCATTGCACCCCCGATTGAGCTTATTCAGCATTCGACATTCATGGTTATGTTCAAGGgtaaaattttaataaacatatGATTCCTAATTTATATAACATATGTTATGTTatatgttataaatatatatatatatatatatatatatatatatatatatatatatatatatatatatatatatatatataaagtaagcAAGGAGGTAAATAATTAAGTTAATTctttttaatgttgttgaagTTTACTtttaagaatgaaaaaaatacaatttcagTGAAACAACTCAGCATGAGACAGATACGGTCctgttcaaaataaaaaataatctacTGTTAAAAGCAAATTAATAATTTGTGCAATTAATAGTGCATGGCAGAAACAATAAAGCAAGCAAGTAGCCtgtgtaagtaaataaataaataaatacatacataaataaaggtTAATGAGTAGTTTACATGACGTATCTctttaaaaacaagaaatggAAGGTTAACATAGAAAttttcattaacataaatattTAGCCTCAGAATAAAGTGGAACCAGACACCAAACCCAAATTCAATTTCTTCCacataagcaaaaaaaaaagttttgcattattattcattattagaaATCCAGTTGTTTCAAGTCAAGTTTTGTTTCTGCACCACACATACTGTAGGCTACTGTAGATGATCAAAATCCAGTTACAGGACACACACAGCAAGAAACGTCCTGTCCTCCTGGAGGTTATTCACATCTAGAAAAGGTCAAATGTCAAAAATGAAAGATGTGAAGAGGAGAGGAAGTAAAAAGTTAAATAACGTTCACGAAACTTGACTTTGCTAATGCTAACGTTAAGTACGCTTAGAGGGTGTCAGAATATGTCATTATTTGATTTAATCATGTAGAAATAGTATTAAAGAAGAACTATGTGTTAAATGTTCCTGACTGCACTAAGATAAAACTGTTTCAGTTATACTTATGTAAGCTGTAAATACACTTTGGTACGCTGCATATCTACTTACAGCAAAATTAAAATATGTTTCATAAGTAATAAGATTGAATCACTGCTGCACTTTCAagagtatactgtatactgtataagagtatatgtatatgtttttctatttctattctAAGTTAAGGCACACCATAAGGTATTACCgtaactttatttacacttaCAGACCTAACTGCCCAGTATTGTTCCTTGTGTCCTGAACAAAATACACTTTAAAACGGAATTCATTCTTATATGAGCATTTTACTGGGTTTTGCGTGTACACTGCAGTGAGAACGGTGAAGCCGGCGATGAGGACGTCATTCACGGGTTCACATGTCAGTGAGGCAGGAGTCAAACTTTACAACTTCATGCAAAATTAAAACAAGACCCCTCATGAAAATGTAACAGGAGGTGCTTATGTAATAATGGATTTATTGCCATTCCTATAAAACTCtgaatatgattttaaaaataatggaaCCACATTACAGAGCTCTTTTGATGTCAGGAGAAGTTTAATAGCTCGCAGTCCATTGAACAATGCTGACCATATATGTTTCATTCTTGCTGTAACTTAAACTATGGACTTAATACATCTATCAGCCTTTATACTGTAGTCTTACGATATTGTTCTATTGTGAGACTGACTATGATTTTAACATCAACTGTACAagaaatgtatgtgtgtgcgtcaTTGTTTAAACCTGTATGGTGCTGGGAACctatttaaatggtaaatggcgcacttatatagcgcttttatccaaagcactttacactgtgtctcattcacccattcacacacacactcacacaccaacggtagcagagctgccatgcaaggtgctaacttgccattgggagcaacttgaggttcagtgtcttgcccaaggacacttcgccATGTGGAGTCAtccgggccgggaatcgaaccgccaaccctacgattagtggacaacccgctcgaCCACCTGCATTAAGGTAAAAGTTTGATCGTGATATGACTTCAGCAATGAGATacaaccaagaagatgtcaagaaaatcctacagaaacagcagatattcttctctttttttggttaatcagaatcacttcactGATGACAGGTTTACAATTTCTTACGAATTTCTTTCAAACACGAGTTCTGTCAACGATGATGTGTTGAAAACAGTTCCTAGTAACAGGTCCAGATGTTGCTCAATGTTTGCTCAGAGTATTCAGTGATTAATGTGTTCTGCCATGTTACATTACACAAAGgtataaaaatagatataaaaACTGTAGCAGCAGAACCATTGGCACGCAACTGTACTATGCCATTGACTTCTCGTACCTTccaaaaacagaaacacagcCCGTGCTCCGAATTTCTCATTTATCTACACTACAGGGGTCCATCAGACATATTTGCACACTGTTTACATCCCGCGGCTTACCCAGGAGAGAGCACAAATAAGCATCCCACATCAATTTAAGGCGGTGAAAACACCTCTGGCAGGCTATCTTGAGTTCAGCAGGCACCCACAGGCCAGCTTTAACGCTCTGACATGTGGCTTGTTTGCACATGTTACTCATTTGCCCCTGAacaatatgaatttttttttgcctgactGCATATGGGCTGGTGGGCGTACAGAACCAGTACAGAGCTGATGATGAATTGGAACCAAATGTGcgattgttaattttttttctgacacAGTAACAAAAGGGATGCGTGGAATTAAGAAAGAAGACTACTAAGGAAGGTCATTTGATGAAGGCAAAGCAGTAGATTGTTGTCTTTGTGTGTTTGGCATTATAATATAAGCTAATTTTGTAAGGAGATGCTTGGGAATGGGGTGACCCTGGAAAAACATGTGATTTCCAGGCATCCAAACAACATACATTATGCTCTCTATTAATAAACTCAGAGCTAATCCAGTGTACATCATCTATAGTGTAATCCTGTATGCAAACACTTATGGCAGTTTACTTTCTCTAGAGTAAACATTAAAGGCTCGGTCTCTGTTCGTTTAAGATTCACAAGAAGTCATTATTTGAAAGTtaattcaagtggttttatgTCAACAGGTTCTCAGAACCCCAGCAGCATGCGCTACAAATTCAACTTCATAGCAGACGTAGTGGACAAGATCGCTCCTGCAGTCGTTCATCTGGAGCTGTTCCGAAGGTTAGGAGAATTCACTGGTCAGTCACACAATGAAGAGTAACAGCTGAGGTCTGACAGAGCATCTTATCAAGATCAAGGGGTCAGTTAGCGAGCTCTCACTAGACTAACAGACTTGAATCAAGTCCTATAACACTGTCCAGCTATAATACTTTCACAAAAGTGTACTAAAGAGTGACATTTTTAAGATCTCAGTTTCAGTACCTGCATTTCTGAGATATAAAGGAAGCATCTCAGTCAAGTACTCATTTTTCTTGTTTCCTCAGACTACCATATACAAACCAGGAAATGCCAGTGTCCACTGGCTCAGGGTTTATTGTGTCAGAAGATGGCTGGATAGTCACCAACGCCCATGTACTATCCAACAAACAGCGAATTAAAGTGGAGCTGAACAACGGTGTCCATTATGATGCTATGATCAAAGACATGGACCAGAAATTAGACATCGCTCTAATTAAGATTGACTCAGAGGTAGGTTGGCGTATATCACTTTGTTTGTAAAGGTGAGCGTTAGcatgtgattggttgttgggaacaatggtgatcagtgattggtcattgggtaCAGTGGTTATCGATAATTGGCCATTGGGAacattaaatggtaaatggtctgcacttatatagtgcttttatccaatgcACTTTAGACTGTgtctcatttacccattcacacacacactcacacaccaatggtagcagagctgccatgcaaggcgctaacttgccattgagagcaacttggggttcagtgtcttgcccaaggacacttcggcatatgGAGTCAtttgggccaggaatcaaatcaccaaccctacgattagtggacaacccactcgaccacctgaaccacagccaccccacattagtgatcagtgattggttgttgggaacagtgctgatcagtgattggtcattgcgTTGCAATGGTGTCAGTGAccggtcattgggaacaatggtgatccaTGATTGGTCCTGCTGATGGATGtcacttgttttttgtttttttaaataaaggtcaATAAAGATCACTAAAaggtcagaaaaaaaatctaattaatttcatttaaaaatgaaaaattataaGACCATATAAAGAATAACATGCACACTTGTAGGTTATGATCCAAAAATGTagataaactgaataaaataaacaaaaaacaaactgcaGGTTGAAGATGCAAGATGAAATCCAAGCCCAGTAATTGGTGAtgtttgtttcagtgtgttGACTTTGCCTCAGGGAAAGCCAAGAggtgaaaataaaaattttaccTAATAGGCTTGGGCCACCACTGGTCACAGCAGTGAGGATCGTTACCTAGCCATGGTTAGCCATCACCGAGTCTCAGCAAGATTCAGCTCCAGGCCTTGACATGATCAATATTTTGCCTGTATTTCTAAGTTGTTCttctataaatgtataattgtgCCTCATGCCACTATGGTGGGTAAGGCATCTGTATCAAGAAACATTAATTACATGGAGCTCTCTTGGATTTTATCAAAACAGAGTAGCATGTTACAGTAACATTGCCTTTAAACTATAACGGCCACAGCTTCTGATCAAATCCTGTCCTCTCATATTGAAGGCCACTGTAACCTTGTGCAGGACATCAGCATATGACTCACCAATAATCAGTCACAAGCAGTGTACAGACATCAAGAGATGGACTAAAACATTTTCGGCAGATGGAAGTAGATCCATTGCCGCAGGCATCCTGGAGAGGGATGGAACAAAGCGTTCTGCCTGAGGAGAGCAGGTAATAAAGTGAGAGTGTCACTCTCTCTACTATAAAAACACTCCCCACTACTCACAGACAAGGGAAGACAGGTAAAAACATGTTTCCGTGCAGCCTTTTACTTTTTGCTTCTCTGCAAAAAGCTTTCAGGCGACGCTGCAGGAGTGCAGATGGGTGGCGTTTTTTTGGGAGGTTTTTTCAGTAGGCGCCTGAATTTTTGCCAGGACATTAATaactactacacacacacatatatcaaACTCCTTTGAAGTCTTGCTTAAGGTAATTTTGTAGTATGCCCACGGTAATATGACTGTGGACTAAGTCCGACTTTCCAGAATTGAAAAAAAGGGTTTTAATCAATGACTCATGCTTTCTGTTCAGAAAAGCAGATAGAAACCCTGATTCGCTGAGAGCTCCGATAAATTGGATACATTAATGTTTGCAGTGATTTAGGGGAAGAAATTGTGCAAATGATGGAACTTGAAAAGCCAGGGAATGAAacagtatttaatatttaatattccgTACTTCTGGAAGAGTAAAACAAGTATAGCTAATTACACACCATGCATAACacaaatgacccaaaaggcAATGAGATGCATGAGAACATTACAACATGTGTACAGAATAAAAAGAGATCTTGATAACAGCATAGTTTCGAGACACTTGAGATGCTGACGcaactttcatttaaaatgctttTGGCTTTAAGTGGCAGAAACAGGTTTGTGCCAGTTTAATACTCGCCTTTCGGTTGTATTCATTGACACATGCGGTTGCTTTTTATCAAAGTAGCTTTCAGGATAAAAGCATTAATTTAATCTTTTCGCATATACCCTGCCCTGTATTAGGTAGAAGCAAAATAGACGAGATGTGCTATTTTTACTCTTTTCAAATGCAAAATCTTCCATAGATCCTGTTAGTAAATCAGACTAACAGacatttaattagatttttgtttttattatcaaTTGCTACATACACAaacctttattttaaaaaaaagtcagtccAGATTGTTTGGAGTGTGTGAGAACACTGGACTAAAAATGAGAACACTGGACTAAGGTATGCGGGTAGATTGGTATCTGTAGCCATACTGATGGCACCTTAACTTCCCTTTGTGTCCGTGTAGGGGGCTTTGCCTGTCCTGTCTCTGGGCCGCTCCTCTGACCTGCGGCCGGGCGAGTTCGTGGTGGCCGTCGGCAGCCCGTTCTCTCTGCAGAACACCGTCACAACAGGAATCATCAGCACCACGCAGCGCGGCGGCCACGAGCTCGGCCTCCACAACTCCGACATGGAGTACATCCAGACTGACGCC of Ictalurus punctatus breed USDA103 chromosome 22, Coco_2.0, whole genome shotgun sequence contains these proteins:
- the htra4 gene encoding serine protease HTRA1 yields the protein MIMWEVKVVVCLLAASLIRARLVTHRPERGCPDACDPSRCPFAPDSCFFGVVRDACHCCAVCASGEGDPCGERGRARCGDGLRCDRAAGVRTCACVTSGPVCGSDGRTYPSECRLRAENRKAERSRAPAVIPLQKGACESGSQNPSSMRYKFNFIADVVDKIAPAVVHLELFRRLPYTNQEMPVSTGSGFIVSEDGWIVTNAHVLSNKQRIKVELNNGVHYDAMIKDMDQKLDIALIKIDSEGALPVLSLGRSSDLRPGEFVVAVGSPFSLQNTVTTGIISTTQRGGHELGLHNSDMEYIQTDAIINYGNSGGPLVNLDGDVIGINTLKVTAGISFAIPSDRIRQFLADSYKRQRKGNTQPKKRYMGLRMFQLTPSLIRNLKERETDFPDVSSGVYVYEVIPGTSASSAGLKNHDVIISINGKPVQSTDDVSHAVQSAETLLVTVRRVHETVALTVVPGELE